Part of the Chanos chanos chromosome 5, fChaCha1.1, whole genome shotgun sequence genome, AAGTGTTCTCTGCAACGAGATTTTGTGGTGCTGGCGGTGCAGACACCTCACAGAGAGTCAGAGGGCCAGTCTGAGAGCAGAGGTGCAAGCTCACTGGATGCCATTGATATGGAATGGGTTACAGAGCATGCCAGGCAAGTGAGTAACAAACCAAGAAGAAAATAACCCACAGAACTAAATGACATTCATTGCCTAAGTAGACTATTTGGCAAGTTCTGATTGGTTCTTGGTTCTAGGTCTCCAGGATGTTACCGGGAGGACTGTCAATTCTTGGTGTGTTTCTGATCACCCCATCTGACCTGGCGAAAGAAGCTCAAAATACATTAAGGAGGGTAAGTGTTTTCTGTCATCATTTAGATAAGACACTTCATttggatttggaaaaaaaaaaagcaatcatcTACATGTTGTGAATGGCCCTTTGTGCCCATGTTAGCTGTTCCACTTCCATGTATAACACCTGCCATTCTGTATAAGTAGCATCCAGTTCATAGTTAGAATATCACACGGTTCCGATGAgacttgttttaaaatatttttcaaaatatgaaactTCAAAGCCTatggtgttttttctcttttcagttggTCTTTGCAATTGAAAAGCATGTAACTAAAGGAAGATTGTGGGATCTCTCTGAAGATGATGTAACTGACAGAGTGACCTTACACATCTGTTCCAAAACTAGAAAGTATCCTTCCCCGGACCATTGACATATCCTGCATATTTCTCTGATGTGATTAATTAGCCAGATACAGAAAGTGTAGAACATTTAAAGTGGGCTttaatttgatgatttaaaaagcGAGAGAACACATCAGACACAACAACATTTTTAGTGATCTTCCTTAATTTAGTCTTTGCAGAGCTGTCTGCAAAACATTCGATGTGAAAGATCCAAAGGTAAGAAACTCTTCATGAGAGGATTATATGCTTTgatttgttgtatgtgtgttattaTGACTTATCACATTCATGAATGATTTATGACATGCTGACTTTCAGTGCTCTGCCAAGCCAGCTGATTGGAAATATCAGTCAGGGGCCTCTCTTTCATGGCCAATGCTGACCTGCTCTGTGGAACTGGGCCTACACATACCTGTGACAGGGACCTCCTTAGAAAATATGGACAGATGTATGAAGGTAACGGAGTGACTCTCTTAGCTCTCCTGAGAAATGCAGAGAGCTCAGATACTGtgatcaaactgaaaaaagcCTTATTTCAAGAGTGCACCATAGTTAATATTTGTCCTTTTCTACCCCTGTCTTTCAGGATGGACTGAAGACATGGGCCCAGCAAATTGGGGCTGGAATTTGTCTTCTAAATGGCAAGCAGTTGGCAGATGAAGCAGACCTCATACCTGGAGCAGTAAGGATTCTGGCattctttttaaatctgtgttGTGGCTGCAGTTTATAATACCAGTTTacactgacgtgtgtgtgtgtctcgcacagaaaaagaacacaaagatgACTCAGCAGACGTTTCGGGCACAGATCCTTGTATCAGCGGTGAGTTTCAGTCCCTTTTCCTTCAAAAAAGCACCTTTCTTTTGTATCTcattagatttatttatttataactgcatgtatgtgaatgtattcaTTGTCGTTAATGATGCATGTGAACCTTTCAGATTGATCCACAGGGAGACCAGAGGTCCACTGCCTTAGTTCAGGCCTGTAGTGGTTCTTTGACCATCAACGGCACAGTCCACTGCAGAGCCTACATCCACACCAACAAACCCAAAGCTAAACAAGCCATAGAGGTGAGAGCTGCAGTCATGAGTATTATGTGTCCCAGTCTCTTCTTACAGTGTTAATCTCTACTCACCAACTATGGTAATAAACTGCAACAGTTTCCAATGATTTGGTTAATACGTTGTCATGGGAAGCTTAAGAAAAATTTGGACTCTGTACATCAGACATGACTAAGTTTGAATTTATGTTAAACTGTTCTCTGCTCACTGAGTGTGCTTTGACTCTGATTCAATAGGCTCTGAAGAGAGACATAATGAACACAATCTTTTGTAGAGCAGAGATGCTTCTGGAGGATCTTTTGATGAATGAAGGAGAAAGCAAAGGTATAGTGGTTCATATTAACTGTTTCATATAATGAACAACCCTCTGGTCTGAGGGGGGGGTTGAGTAAAGGACAGTTGATTTATACATAATGAGTATGTCAGCGGTGGCTTTTTGTTGTTCCATGACCCTAGATGGCGCCACAGACCCTTGTACaagatttttttgtatttttaactCTACGGTTGGGCAGTTAAAAATATCAGCACTTAAGTGGATGTCCTTTCTTCATTGTTTGCACATGtgtcacttttatttaattaagtTTCTTTTAGAATGTTGCAGTAAAATTGAACATCAGATCCTCCTTAACTCCTGACCATTTTCAGTATAAGGATGTGACACTAGTGTTTTCTatggcatgtatgtgtgcaggtcCTGCCAGTGGACAGcagtctctccctcacagagTCTTTGCCCCTTTGCCTGGcactggcctgtgtgtgtgtgactacatGTTCCCTGATGAGACCACTGCAGATGTGGCTGAACGCTTTAAAGAGATGCTGGACAGGGACACAGCGGAGGAGGAGATCGACACCAGCCTGGAGCCCAGTCAGGGTGAGCCTATTTCTCATTGCAGTTCTAAGAGCATTATTTCCATATTAACTCCATATACACAATGGATACATGGAAAAATAAGTAAAAGTGAAGAATGTACTCTAGATATGCCTTATATCACATCTATCACAATTAATGTTTTCATCATGTGAAAACATGATTTCTGTGTTATCTTCTATATACATTAAAAATCAGTCTCTTGGAACATTACTAAAATTTTACCTCTACAACGCAACAGTGATAAAGCACATAGGAATGAACTTTTTTAGACCTCAGTTTTTATAAGGTTTATGTTTCTTAATCGTGATTATTTCCAAACAAGCTCCCTGATTCGCACTCAGCTCTGTGCTTTTGGCTGgtgtttttatccaaagcgaccaGCGGTGCATTCTGTGTCACACGCGGAGCAGCCTTGGTTTACGTGTCCTGATGATAAGACACATTGGCATCAAACACTCAGGTTCCAGAAACAAATACTAAACCCTCAGCCAAGGAGGCAGGTTTATAGTCTCCTGAGACACAACCATCCTCAGATTTAGAATTTATGAATTCACATTAGTGTTTGAATGTGTAGGTTATGCTAAGTTGTGTTAGTTAAAAGTGATCAGATGAGTGTGTTGGgtaaatgactgtttgtggtttgaaaGCACAGTCTTTCTAAAACAGCAACAGCTGTGTGAGCTGAACCATACAAGCCTCttcaaaatacacatacacacacacatgctcacacatatactcacttacatacacacgctcacacacacacacacacacacacacacacacacacacacacacacacacacacttatttcttatttgcattttttgatTCAGATGcctggctttgtttgttttgtcctgttgAAACCAGTTTAAGACAGAGATTGCATGTTTCTGCAAATCATTAGCTCAGGATTCCAAGGAAATCAAGATTGAAAATTCCTTGCCTCAGTGTATGAAAGCACCTCTCTAATTATCTTATCCAATTAAACTTAGCAGCTATAGTAATACTGTTATTTACAaacgtgtctatgtgtgtgctttCAGCTCATGCATCAGTTTCCTCAGGAGTGGCAGAGAATACACCAGATGGTCCTCTGTTAGACAGCCCTCACTTAACCCCCACTGACGCTTCCAAAAGCCAGGGAACCTTCCAGCATTATGTTGGTATGTATCCCTTATTGTCCTAGAGGCTAAAAGTCACTGCAGCATTGATGTGAACAGAAACAGGACAGCATATATTCAAGATTTGTTAGTACAAGGGCATACTAATATCTAATGCTTATGCTGAAGGTGTCTGATAGACAACATtagagcaaattaaaaaaaaaaaaaacactggctgCCATCTGGTGAACGAGACTTAAAGAAAGTGGAACCTCCTGTTTAATTCAATAACATCAGTTTTtgtgagtcacacacaaatCCTCTATATTGTATTTGATTCCATGTTTATGACTGCTCACACTTTCATTCCTATAAAACCAAATTCCAAAATCACATTGAATAACCATGGTAATAAAATGTTCCTCATAATGTCTCTGTAGATATCTGTATACTTGTCAAATTCCTGTTTCCCCTCTTATCTGATCTGTTGACCAAGTCCAttactcgctcactcactcactcactcactcactcactcactacctcactcactcactcgctcataCATGTCTCCTTTTAATTCCATAGGTGCTGCAGTGGCTGCTGGGATTGCTCTTCTAGTCACAGCTACCTCCCTGCTTTATCTCAGTGACTAATGACAGTggtacaaaaacacatataaaattAGCCCTCCACACATTGCCTTTGAATATACACACGCAacgcgtatacacacactcagtttgaTCACATGAAATGGTCTTAATTATAATAGTTTAATCAAGTGATAAATACTCTGGTAAATATTGTCCATTGtctatgaaaaaaacaaatccaattaaaaaacaaatccaatctatttatttttgtttctcagtCTCAATAGATTGTATGTATCAGTCAATCTTGCTGCTTTGataaacattttacagtgtttaaaGCAGGTTAGAACATGTCATTGTACTCTAATACTATTTTCCTGTATAGATGGGAGTTCTGTTCATTAAACTTGTTGCATAGAACAGTTATATGGCTGAATGAGTGTTGTTTGATTTGCATCAGTTGCTGTAACTGCCGTTTgaactctgtttgtgtgacccCATAGAATTTCATTAACTTTCCTCACGTCAGGACACGTCAACTGTGCCAAAAATGTGAGAGTCTCCTGTGTCACTTTCAAAGCAGTGCATTCCCGATTCAATCTCATTTGTATTTACAGTTTGCCAGTGCAATCATttcttaaataaatattttaatttttttaaatgatgtgtcCCCTTTGTGtggcttcagtttttttctttcagtttttcattcgCCTTGCCTCAGCCCACCATATGTGTCATAAGTGgtgtgatatttattttaacaaatgaCTGATGATCTGTTTAGGGATTAAAAAACATCTCTTAACCCTGTGTCCACACAAACCATGTCTGGCACGCAACCCCTATACCCACCTCCACTAAGTGGTGAGTATTGTTACGGCGTGTTCTAAGGAGTATGGGGCAAGTGTTAGGACTTGTTCATAAATATAGGGCTTAGGCACGGGAAATTAGACGGTGAATCATGCAGAGGTAACTAGGGCGACAATACAGCTGACTGGCTCAATTCATGAAGATGGTAGAGCCTCCGTTTCTAGATATTCCTGAAAATCCAATGCCTCAACATTCTGCCCCGGATATGTTCAGTTTAAAGAACTTCAGCACACGAACATCTGTGTTCCCGCATGAAATTTATTTGCATAGCAGATAAAGATTTTAAATACTAATTTTATAAGCACCAACACATGGAATTTCACCCCTTGACTTTATCCCCTCTCACTGAACAGT contains:
- the odr4 gene encoding protein odr-4 homolog; the encoded protein is MGRGYIVEEVVEKYLANLQAAVGTCLTGLLIGQCSLQRDFVVLAVQTPHRESEGQSESRGASSLDAIDMEWVTEHARQVSRMLPGGLSILGVFLITPSDLAKEAQNTLRRLVFAIEKHVTKGRLWDLSEDDVTDRVTLHICSKTRKAVCKTFDVKDPKCSAKPADWKYQSGASLSWPMLTCSVELGLHIPVTGTSLENMDRCMKDGLKTWAQQIGAGICLLNGKQLADEADLIPGAKKNTKMTQQTFRAQILVSAIDPQGDQRSTALVQACSGSLTINGTVHCRAYIHTNKPKAKQAIEALKRDIMNTIFCRAEMLLEDLLMNEGESKGPASGQQSLPHRVFAPLPGTGLCVCDYMFPDETTADVAERFKEMLDRDTAEEEIDTSLEPSQAHASVSSGVAENTPDGPLLDSPHLTPTDASKSQGTFQHYVGAAVAAGIALLVTATSLLYLSD